The nucleotide sequence ACAAAAAGTCGCATTGTTCGGTGGCCCAAGACAGCTGGGTCCAAAGTTTTCGCGAGGTCCGTGCTGTGTCCGTCCCGCAGCCCCGAAAACGCGACTGACAACAAGATCGAAAACATAGCTTCTCCAACCATGCCAGACCCACAGGAAACTAGGAAATACACCTCAATTCCCCAAAGTTCTGGAGATGACACACAAGGCATCCTTGAGCCGTCTATAGAGACTAGACTTCACCAGTCACTTGACGAAGACATCGAGCTCCACTCGCTTGACTCTCTTGACTTTGACCATTCTCTCGATGAAGAACCACctattgttgatgatgaaaaggGCAAAAGTGATATGAAAATGGCGTTTATGAATATGGCCAACTCCATTCTTGGTGCTGGGATAATAGGTCAACCATTTGCGTTTAAGAACACTGGACTTGTAGGAGGGATCATAGTGCTAATATTGTTAACGTTTCTCATTGACTGGACATTGAGATTGATTGTGAAAAATGCTACAATGGCAAGAACTCAATCATACCAGGATTTTGCTGCCCATTGTTACGGGAAGTTTGGAAGAATATTGTTATTATTTTCCGTGGGGTCTTTTGCGTATGGCGGATGTATGGCCTTTTGTGTCATTATTGGAGACACTATTCCTCATGTTTTGAAGGCATTCATTCCTGCTTCAATTACAGAGTCTTCTGCTGCCGGGTGGCTTTTCCACAGAAATGTCATAATCACCATTTTTACCACTTGCATATCGTATCCGTTATCTTTGAACCGAGACATTTCCAAATTGGCCAGAGCGTCTGGGTTTGCACTTTTTGGAATGTTGATTATCGTGGTGTTGGTTGCGGTCAGAGGCCCTTTCGCTGACAAATCTTTAAGACAACCGCTTTCAACTGCCGAATGGACGGTAAATTATAACATTTTCCAGGGAATTTCTGTGATTTCCTTTGCCTTGGTGTGTCACCATAATACCACCTTCATTTACAATTCGTTGAAAACCAAGGTCAAGCAGAGATTCGATATGCTTACCCATGTGGTATGCATAATATCAATGATATGTTGTCTTTTAATGGCTGTAAACGGACTTGTcaattttggtggaaaaacTAAAGGTAATATTTTGAATAACTTCAAAAGCAACGATAATTGGATCAATGTTGCTAGGTTCTGCTTTGGATTGAACATGCTCACAACCTTCCCACTAGAGATATTCGTGGTTCGAGATGTCATGAGAGACATTGTTTACTTCTCATTGCACAGTAACGGTGACGAAAGCGGAAGCTCTCATTTCGAGTTGAGCTCAAAACAGCActttttcatcaccacttttCTTGTGTTCACAAGTATGAGTGTAGCCTTGTTCACTTGTAACTTAGGAATTATCCTCGAGCTTATAGGAGCCACTTCGGCCTCTCTAATGGCATATATAATTCCTCCAATGTGTTACTTGAAACTCAGCTGGGAACAAATAGACTACAAGAGCTTGAATAACACCGAGAAAAGGCAATTTCATTTATCGAAAACGTTGCCGTCTGTGGCATGCACCATATTTGGActcttggtgatggttATCAGCTCGTTCATGAGTATACGAACAAGCTTAAAAAGCTCTGGCGAGTCAGACCACTGTGTATCAGATTAGTTTTGTACATTAGCATATAGATTTATTCatcgtcgtcatcgtcatcatccaaCACTATCTTTCTCTTACGCAAGGAAACGTCCCCAGATGCACTTACAAAGCTGACATTTTCATCGTCACTTTCGTTGTCACTGAACACCATTGGTCTCTTTCTTGGATTTACTTGGGTACCTGTTGGAGTTTCGTTTTCCTTATTTTCATCTCTTGTTAGACTTTCATCGACATCATTGGTGAgagtttcttcatcagaGGACAAGTCTGATTCAGAACTGTACAGTAACCTGGTGGAGTTGTTGACATTATTCTCATCATCGTTAGAGAAttgggtttgggtttgggtttgtgtttgggtGTCAGAAAAGGACCCAAAAAGATCCTGCGActgttggtgttgagaaGCACGAAGATTGTCAGTGGCATTTGCAACGGCTTTGTTAACTGAagtttcaagatctttaTCGGTATCAGTGGCGAGGATCTTCCATactttcttgaaatcttccaaTTGGGTGGAATTTACTATACCTCCGGACTCCAGCAATAACCGCCGCAACTTCTCTTCTCTGGCGAAAAACTCTTcatccttttcttcatcactatcatcatcagaatcGTTGATGAATTCTGCTGACTTGGTAAAGTGCTGAGGAAGTGCAACGGGCTGTCTGGGTCTTGATCCACGAGGTCCAGTCTCCTTTGGAGctcttgaactcttcttggGTGGCTTATTCGCCTTTtcctttctcttctttcttgcGACACCAAGCTGTCCATGTCCAACACTGGATATAGAGGCTTCGAGACGGTCTAACTGATCGAGTTCTTCCATGTAATGGGActtttcttgatttccagCGGTCTCGAAAGCAATTGATTCATCTTCAGGGTCATACCCTCTATAGTTAATGTCATAATCATCATCGTAGCCGTAAGaatctttggtgatcaaaaagaagaaggcatcctttccatcttcaaagttcACCGGTTGAGCAGCAATgtacttcttgatgaactccaagaatTCAACTAATTTGGCAGAAGTAACAGAACCTGGGATTTCACAATTCTCTTCAAGGATGTCTGGAAGATCAAACTTAACTAATGTCAAAAGGCATCGGATTTGGGGATTATTGATAAGCAATCTTCTGAACTTATCGGGAGCTTGCAAGGATATGGCCCTAGCGTCTTCGGTAGATCCGCTAGCAACGTCTAATAGACGTTTTTGAATTATGGCATCGAGAgctgaaatcaaccaaGCAATGAAAgcttccttttcttccaagtacAATGCAGTAATCAAGATCTTtaccttttcttcaaaagagaaTTCACGTATAAAGTCAATTTGTCTGGCAAGTTTAGGTTGAGACTTTGACTCGGAATATCTCAGTGTCAACTCGCCAGTGGTTAAAAATGTTTTGATCTCATGCTCCTCAAATCTGGGGAATAAGATTTCTATAGGATTGGGAAATCT is from Yamadazyma tenuis chromosome 6, complete sequence and encodes:
- a CDS encoding uncharacterized protein (COG:E; EggNog:ENOG503NV5G); protein product: MPDPQETRKYTSIPQSSGDDTQGILEPSIETRLHQSLDEDIELHSLDSLDFDHSLDEEPPIVDDEKGKSDMKMAFMNMANSILGAGIIGQPFAFKNTGLVGGIIVLILLTFLIDWTLRLIVKNATMARTQSYQDFAAHCYGKFGRILLLFSVGSFAYGGCMAFCVIIGDTIPHVLKAFIPASITESSAAGWLFHRNVIITIFTTCISYPLSLNRDISKLARASGFALFGMLIIVVLVAVRGPFADKSLRQPLSTAEWTVNYNIFQGISVISFALVCHHNTTFIYNSLKTKVKQRFDMLTHVVCIISMICCLLMAVNGLVNFGGKTKGNILNNFKSNDNWINVARFCFGLNMLTTFPLEIFVVRDVMRDIVYFSLHSNGDESGSSHFELSSKQHFFITTFLVFTSMSVALFTCNLGIILELIGATSASLMAYIIPPMCYLKLSWEQIDYKSLNNTEKRQFHLSKTLPSVACTIFGLLVMVISSFMSIRTSLKSSGESDHCVSD